The following proteins come from a genomic window of Actinomarinicola tropica:
- a CDS encoding peroxiredoxin → MTLSVGDPAPDFTLPGTDGTPEGTRDYALNGFRGGPVVLVFYPGDNTPVCTRQLTTYTTEADQFADVGAQVLAISPQDVPSHQDFADKQGGFAFPLLADTDKAVGESYGVLGPIGFYRRSVFVVDGDGVVRYAHRAVAGLTFRPTNEIVDAVRSIG, encoded by the coding sequence ATGACCCTCTCCGTCGGCGACCCGGCCCCTGACTTCACGCTGCCCGGGACGGACGGCACGCCCGAGGGCACCCGCGACTACGCGCTCAACGGGTTCCGGGGCGGACCGGTGGTCCTCGTCTTCTATCCGGGCGACAACACGCCGGTCTGCACCCGCCAGCTCACCACGTACACGACCGAGGCCGACCAGTTCGCCGACGTCGGCGCGCAGGTCCTGGCCATCAGCCCCCAGGACGTGCCGAGCCACCAGGACTTCGCCGACAAGCAGGGCGGCTTCGCGTTCCCGCTCCTCGCCGACACCGACAAGGCGGTGGGCGAGAGCTACGGCGTGCTCGGCCCGATCGGCTTCTACCGCCGCTCGGTGTTCGTCGTCGACGGGGACGGCGTCGTCCGCTACGCCCACCGGGCCGTCGCCGGGCTCACGTTCCGGCCGACCAACGAGATCGTCGACGCCGTCCGCTCGATCGGCTGA
- a CDS encoding YebC/PmpR family DNA-binding transcriptional regulator — protein sequence MSGHSKWATIKHKKGAADKARGKLFAKLIRQVEVAAREGGGDPDSNPTLRTMFQKARDNSVPLDTIERAIKRGTGELEGVTYESITYEGYAPNGVALLVEVLTDNRNRTGSEIKTIFNRSGGSLAEPGAVAWQFERRGVILVPGEVGEDDLMLVALDAGAEDIVDDGGSWRVTCEPSSLSDVRAALDEAGIPVESAEASMVSSTVIALETAEAAKAVLKVVDALDDHDDVQAVHANFDIPESVLEAVEV from the coding sequence ATGTCCGGTCACTCCAAGTGGGCCACGATCAAGCACAAGAAGGGCGCCGCCGACAAGGCGCGGGGGAAGCTCTTCGCGAAGCTGATCCGCCAGGTGGAGGTCGCGGCGCGCGAGGGCGGCGGCGACCCGGACTCGAACCCCACCCTGCGCACGATGTTCCAGAAGGCCCGGGACAACTCGGTGCCGCTCGACACGATCGAGCGAGCGATCAAGCGGGGCACCGGCGAGCTCGAGGGCGTCACCTACGAGTCGATCACCTACGAGGGCTACGCCCCCAACGGGGTGGCGCTGCTCGTCGAGGTCCTCACCGACAACCGCAACCGCACCGGCTCGGAGATCAAGACGATCTTCAACCGCAGCGGCGGCTCCTTGGCCGAGCCCGGCGCCGTCGCCTGGCAGTTCGAGCGCCGCGGCGTGATCCTCGTGCCGGGCGAGGTGGGCGAGGACGACCTGATGCTCGTCGCGCTCGACGCCGGTGCCGAGGACATCGTCGACGACGGTGGCTCCTGGCGGGTCACCTGCGAACCGTCGTCGCTCAGCGACGTGCGTGCCGCCCTCGACGAGGCCGGCATCCCGGTGGAGTCCGCGGAGGCGTCGATGGTGTCGTCGACGGTCATCGCTCTCGAGACCGCCGAGGCGGCGAAGGCCGTGCTGAAGGTCGTCGATGCGCTCGACGACCACGACGACGTGCAGGCCGTCCACGCCAACTTCGACATCCCCGAGAGCGTCCTCGAAGCCGTCGAGGTCTGA
- a CDS encoding Kelch repeat-containing protein, whose amino-acid sequence MPEKLEHDIERYIEALSARVASSSTPVEAPERTPAPQQGRLLMAAAVVVLVASVVAALAWPRDESGDGPVATDSMTTEVTSPTDPAEPDGVPSVWRPIRGADLDVAENEPHAVWMLEDFFVLYAENLGADPRAARVDPSTAQLTPIASPPIGWRDEPTVVWTGREVLVLGGSSGVVIDPYGAAYDPTTDSWREVAGPSEDVAESSLNTLGDGVWTGSEVVFWRTGWAYDPTGNAWRSLPAAPLSPRSGAAAVAIGEDVLVWGGCEPVVDCYRDPDTWLVDGALYVAATGEWEPLTDSPLGPAPFATATSDGGSATVVALHLEHDGGGSDVAARFSPENGWIDLPDPDAVPWFGSAMTQVGGAVVLSGPGHGDNQWVVLRPGADRWEPIPSPATTRRFHALADGAEHLLVAGGSAGGPPELLPIASAWDRDVPTSLDIPVEVDVRDGEPFLVFTEPADLPPGTAYLTVRLDGRAWSRSSAGAGLGGSTHGTRLDPGTTVIVEVVAVDVDMLPLATTEPVTIEVP is encoded by the coding sequence GTGCCTGAGAAGCTGGAGCACGACATCGAGCGCTACATCGAGGCGCTGTCGGCGCGGGTGGCGTCGTCCTCGACGCCGGTCGAGGCTCCTGAGCGGACGCCGGCGCCCCAGCAGGGACGGCTGCTGATGGCGGCCGCAGTCGTGGTGCTCGTCGCCAGCGTGGTGGCGGCGCTCGCGTGGCCACGCGACGAGTCCGGCGACGGGCCGGTGGCGACCGACTCGATGACGACCGAGGTGACCTCGCCGACCGACCCGGCCGAACCCGACGGCGTGCCCTCGGTCTGGCGGCCGATACGCGGCGCAGACCTGGACGTCGCAGAGAACGAGCCGCACGCGGTGTGGATGCTCGAGGACTTCTTCGTCCTCTACGCCGAGAACCTCGGCGCCGACCCACGCGCCGCGCGGGTCGATCCCTCCACTGCACAGCTGACGCCGATCGCCTCGCCGCCGATCGGGTGGAGGGACGAACCCACGGTGGTCTGGACGGGCCGGGAGGTGCTCGTGCTCGGGGGCAGCAGCGGCGTCGTGATCGACCCATACGGGGCGGCGTACGACCCGACCACCGACAGCTGGCGGGAGGTCGCCGGCCCGTCCGAGGACGTCGCGGAGTCGAGCCTCAACACCCTCGGCGACGGGGTGTGGACGGGCTCGGAGGTCGTGTTCTGGCGGACCGGGTGGGCGTACGACCCGACTGGCAACGCGTGGCGCTCGCTTCCCGCTGCTCCGTTGTCGCCGCGCTCTGGCGCCGCAGCCGTCGCCATCGGCGAGGACGTGCTCGTGTGGGGCGGCTGCGAGCCGGTCGTCGACTGCTACCGGGATCCGGACACGTGGCTCGTCGACGGGGCGCTCTACGTCGCGGCGACCGGCGAGTGGGAGCCACTGACCGACAGCCCGCTCGGTCCGGCTCCATTCGCCACCGCAACGTCCGACGGCGGGAGCGCGACCGTCGTCGCCCTCCACCTCGAGCACGATGGCGGCGGTTCCGATGTCGCGGCCCGGTTCTCGCCCGAGAACGGTTGGATCGACCTTCCGGACCCCGACGCGGTGCCGTGGTTCGGATCCGCCATGACCCAGGTCGGCGGCGCGGTGGTGCTGAGCGGGCCGGGCCACGGGGACAACCAGTGGGTCGTTCTGCGCCCGGGGGCTGATCGCTGGGAGCCGATCCCGTCACCTGCCACGACTCGCCGGTTCCATGCGCTCGCCGACGGAGCCGAGCACCTCCTCGTCGCCGGCGGATCGGCTGGAGGCCCCCCGGAGCTGCTCCCGATCGCGTCGGCCTGGGATCGCGACGTGCCGACGTCCCTCGACATCCCCGTCGAGGTCGACGTGCGGGACGGCGAGCCGTTCCTCGTGTTCACCGAACCCGCCGACCTGCCGCCAGGCACCGCCTACCTGACCGTCCGACTCGACGGTCGGGCCTGGAGCCGATCGTCGGCGGGCGCCGGACTCGGCGGGTCGACGCACGGGACGCGGCTCGACCCCGGGACCACGGTCATCGTCGAGGTCGTCGCAGTGGACGTCGACATGCTCCCGCTGGCCACGACGGAGCCGGTGACGATCGAGGTGCCCTGA
- the ruvA gene encoding Holliday junction branch migration protein RuvA yields MIGSLRGHLLDRTLSGEVLVEVQGVGYRVTVSPSTALDVGDIGGEVFLHVHHHIREDAQTLYGFTTRDERIAFEALLSAHGVGPALALAILSVHPPGSLARVLADDDLAALCLVPGVGKKTAQRLLVELKSKLDVPDLDDARSAPVGSAPAGGGSSRSDVHDALAGLGYGPDEIREALRDLPAEGDASALLKEALKRLAVAR; encoded by the coding sequence ATGATCGGCTCGCTGCGAGGCCACCTGCTCGACCGCACGCTCTCGGGCGAGGTGCTGGTGGAGGTGCAGGGCGTCGGGTACCGGGTCACGGTCAGCCCCTCGACCGCCCTCGACGTCGGCGACATCGGCGGCGAGGTGTTCCTGCACGTCCACCACCACATCCGTGAGGACGCACAGACGCTCTACGGCTTCACCACCCGCGACGAGCGCATCGCGTTCGAGGCGCTGCTGTCCGCGCACGGCGTCGGGCCGGCCCTCGCACTCGCGATCCTCTCGGTGCACCCGCCGGGGTCGCTGGCCCGGGTGCTGGCCGACGACGACCTCGCCGCCCTGTGCCTCGTGCCCGGCGTGGGCAAGAAGACGGCCCAGCGCCTGCTCGTCGAGCTGAAGAGCAAGCTCGACGTGCCGGACCTCGACGACGCCCGTTCGGCTCCGGTGGGGTCGGCGCCCGCTGGCGGTGGCTCGTCGCGCTCCGACGTCCACGACGCGCTGGCCGGGCTCGGCTACGGGCCCGACGAGATCCGCGAGGCGCTGCGGGACCTCCCGGCCGAGGGCGACGCCTCGGCGCTGCTCAAGGAGGCGCTGAAGCGCCTCGCCGTGGCACGGTGA
- the pdxT gene encoding pyridoxal 5'-phosphate synthase glutaminase subunit PdxT encodes MGLLALQGAVEPHARSLARLGASTLEVRRPDHLADVDALVLPGGESTTISMLLDRQELRAPLAERLAAGMPALGTCAGMILLASEVLDGRPDQRSFGAIDLAVRRNGFGRQVDSFEADLVLAAPPGADPFHAVFIRAPVVERVGDEVEVLAAVDGSPVLCRQGNVIVSSFHPELSDDTRIHQLLVAAVEAGDGTRPREVS; translated from the coding sequence ATCGGACTGCTGGCCCTGCAGGGGGCCGTCGAACCGCACGCCCGTAGCCTGGCGCGCCTCGGCGCGAGCACCCTCGAGGTCCGCCGCCCGGACCACCTCGCCGACGTCGACGCGCTCGTCCTGCCGGGTGGGGAGTCGACCACCATCTCGATGCTCCTCGACCGCCAGGAGCTCCGCGCCCCGCTCGCAGAGCGTCTGGCGGCCGGCATGCCGGCGCTCGGGACGTGCGCCGGCATGATCCTCCTCGCGTCGGAGGTCCTCGACGGCCGTCCCGACCAGCGCAGCTTCGGCGCCATCGACCTCGCGGTGCGCCGCAACGGCTTCGGTCGCCAGGTCGACTCCTTCGAGGCCGACCTCGTGCTCGCCGCGCCGCCCGGTGCGGACCCGTTCCACGCCGTGTTCATCCGGGCACCGGTCGTCGAGCGCGTGGGCGACGAGGTCGAGGTGCTCGCCGCCGTCGACGGGTCCCCGGTGCTCTGCCGCCAGGGCAACGTCATCGTGTCGTCGTTCCACCCCGAGCTCTCCGACGACACCCGCATCCACCAGCTGCTCGTCGCCGCCGTGGAGGCGGGCGACGGCACCCGACCTCGAGAGGTGAGCTGA
- the ruvC gene encoding crossover junction endodeoxyribonuclease RuvC: MFVLGIDPGVSRCGYAIVEPRAGRPRPVAIGIITTPPDAELPLRLAELQHEVRGLFDDFAPAVVAIERVFFQHNVRTAMSVGQASGLVMAEAASRGCVVAQYSPNEVKQAVTGDGAADKTAVATMVQTLLGLPRPPRPADAADAAALALCHIAHAPLAAAAEAAR, translated from the coding sequence GTGTTCGTCCTCGGGATCGATCCGGGTGTGTCCCGGTGCGGCTACGCCATCGTCGAACCGCGCGCCGGTCGTCCCCGGCCGGTGGCCATCGGCATCATCACCACCCCGCCCGACGCCGAGCTGCCGCTCCGCCTGGCCGAGCTGCAGCACGAGGTCCGGGGGCTGTTCGACGACTTCGCGCCCGCCGTCGTCGCCATCGAGCGGGTGTTCTTCCAGCACAACGTCCGCACCGCCATGTCGGTGGGCCAGGCGTCCGGTCTCGTCATGGCCGAAGCGGCCTCTCGGGGTTGCGTCGTCGCCCAGTACTCGCCGAACGAGGTGAAGCAGGCCGTGACCGGCGACGGCGCCGCCGACAAGACCGCCGTGGCCACGATGGTGCAGACCTTGCTCGGGCTCCCGCGCCCGCCCCGGCCGGCCGACGCCGCCGACGCCGCGGCGCTGGCCCTCTGCCACATCGCGCACGCGCCGCTGGCCGCGGCGGCGGAGGCCGCCCGATGA
- the tgt gene encoding tRNA guanosine(34) transglycosylase Tgt, translated as MKLTIDVRARDGAARTGVVATPRGEYRTPVFMPVGTRGAVRTLAADDLERLGVEIVLGNTYHLMLRPGEERIDRLGGLHGFMDWSGHVLTDSGGYQIFSLEPKVDDDGARFRSTYDGSLHHLTPERAAVIQAALGADIQMVLDVCPPLPSSADVVRTAVDRTAAWAARGRAAFLAERERRLGQGRDQAQFGIVQGGTDPVLRVESARRTLEVGFDGYAVGGLSVGETRDQMVEALATTMDELPADQPRYFMGLGDPVGLVEAVHLGVDMFDCVLPTRLGRHGTILTSAGRMNLRNARFADDDGPLDPALDGDGTGRYSRAYLRHLLMSDEPTAARLLTLHNVAWTLDLVARMRAAIEAGTFAALRREVLDVWATPRS; from the coding sequence GTGAAGCTCACGATCGACGTCCGGGCCAGGGACGGCGCGGCCCGCACCGGCGTGGTGGCCACCCCTCGCGGCGAGTACCGCACGCCGGTGTTCATGCCGGTGGGCACCCGCGGCGCCGTGCGGACGCTGGCCGCGGACGACCTCGAGCGGCTCGGCGTCGAGATCGTGCTCGGCAACACCTACCACCTGATGCTGCGGCCGGGGGAGGAGCGGATCGACCGGCTCGGGGGCCTGCACGGGTTCATGGACTGGTCCGGCCACGTGCTGACCGACAGCGGCGGCTACCAGATCTTCAGCCTCGAGCCGAAGGTCGACGACGACGGGGCACGGTTCCGCTCCACCTACGACGGCAGCCTCCACCACCTGACGCCCGAGCGGGCCGCGGTCATCCAGGCCGCCCTCGGTGCGGACATCCAGATGGTCCTCGACGTGTGCCCGCCCCTCCCGTCGTCGGCCGACGTCGTCCGCACCGCCGTCGACCGCACCGCGGCGTGGGCGGCGCGGGGCCGGGCCGCGTTCCTCGCCGAGCGCGAGCGTCGTCTCGGCCAGGGGCGGGACCAGGCCCAGTTCGGCATCGTGCAGGGCGGCACCGACCCGGTGCTGCGGGTCGAGAGCGCCCGCCGCACGCTCGAGGTCGGGTTCGACGGCTACGCGGTCGGCGGGCTGTCGGTGGGCGAGACCCGTGACCAGATGGTCGAGGCCCTGGCCACGACGATGGACGAGCTCCCGGCCGACCAGCCCCGCTACTTCATGGGCCTCGGCGACCCCGTCGGCCTGGTCGAAGCCGTGCACCTCGGCGTCGACATGTTCGACTGCGTGCTGCCCACCCGGCTCGGGCGCCACGGGACGATCCTCACGTCCGCGGGCCGCATGAACCTGCGCAACGCCCGCTTCGCCGACGACGACGGCCCCCTCGACCCGGCCCTCGACGGCGACGGCACCGGTCGCTACTCCCGCGCCTACCTCCGCCACCTGCTCATGTCGGACGAGCCGACGGCGGCCCGCCTGCTCACGCTGCACAACGTGGCGTGGACGCTCGACCTGGTCGCGCGGATGCGCGCCGCGATAGAGGCGGGCACCTTCGCCGCCCTGCGCCGAGAGGTGCTCGACGTGTGGGCGACGCCCCGGTCCTGA
- a CDS encoding ABC transporter permease subunit, which translates to MNASRVATVMRTDLKQLIGAKDFWVPMVFLGSLFFLFIPTVLLLSITAVGDIDAVGQISQALEVLPQAAQDQIQGDTDAGRASYALAVYLFAPIAVVVPLTISTAVGAATIVGERERGTGEFLAHSPADVKEIYLGKLIASLLPGYATTIVGFGLYSLIVNLIVGPEVGGWFFPTGQWWILMLWVVPPFLALTLSIVLRLSARVKSTAAAQQASGLVSLPLIMIAYSQSTGALFGAGRATVVIGALAWAFAGLGLWRGMRAVSRARLLGVADGI; encoded by the coding sequence ATGAACGCCTCACGGGTCGCGACGGTCATGCGCACCGATCTGAAGCAGCTGATCGGGGCCAAGGACTTCTGGGTGCCGATGGTCTTCCTCGGCAGCCTCTTCTTCCTCTTCATCCCGACGGTCCTGCTCCTCAGCATCACCGCCGTCGGCGACATCGACGCCGTGGGGCAGATCTCCCAGGCGCTCGAGGTCCTCCCGCAGGCGGCCCAGGACCAGATCCAGGGCGACACCGACGCCGGACGGGCCTCCTACGCCCTGGCCGTGTACCTGTTCGCGCCGATCGCCGTCGTCGTCCCGCTCACGATCTCCACTGCGGTCGGGGCGGCCACGATCGTCGGCGAGCGCGAGCGGGGCACCGGGGAGTTCCTCGCCCACTCGCCCGCCGACGTGAAGGAGATCTACCTCGGCAAGCTGATCGCCAGCCTGCTGCCCGGCTACGCCACGACGATCGTCGGCTTCGGCCTGTACTCGCTGATCGTCAACCTCATCGTCGGACCCGAGGTGGGCGGCTGGTTCTTCCCCACCGGCCAGTGGTGGATCCTGATGCTCTGGGTCGTGCCGCCGTTCCTCGCCCTCACCCTGTCGATCGTGCTGCGCCTCTCGGCTCGGGTGAAGAGCACCGCGGCGGCCCAGCAGGCGTCAGGGCTCGTGAGCCTCCCGCTCATCATGATCGCCTACAGCCAGTCGACGGGCGCCCTGTTCGGTGCCGGGCGCGCCACCGTCGTGATCGGCGCGCTGGCGTGGGCCTTCGCCGGCCTCGGCTTGTGGCGGGGCATGCGCGCGGTGAGCCGTGCCCGCCTCCTCGGCGTGGCCGACGGGATCTGA
- a CDS encoding RNA polymerase sigma factor: MARTTIDEVLTEVRPRLAAAFAATYGIERGEEALAEAMAWAWEHHERVLAMENPAGYLYRVGQTRSRPRPTPRFLPSPSELGIDDVEPALAPAMEELTERQRTCVALVVGLHHSHQEAADLLGISKSSVQQHVDRAMDHLRTRLGVTRA; this comes from the coding sequence GTGGCACGCACGACGATCGACGAGGTCCTCACAGAGGTCAGGCCCCGGCTGGCGGCGGCGTTCGCTGCGACGTACGGCATCGAGCGCGGCGAGGAGGCGCTGGCCGAGGCGATGGCGTGGGCGTGGGAGCACCACGAGCGCGTGCTCGCCATGGAGAACCCGGCGGGCTACCTCTACCGGGTGGGCCAGACGAGGTCACGTCCCCGGCCGACGCCCAGGTTCCTGCCGTCGCCGTCCGAGCTCGGGATCGACGACGTGGAACCGGCGCTCGCGCCGGCGATGGAGGAGCTCACCGAGCGCCAGCGGACCTGTGTCGCTCTGGTGGTCGGCCTGCACCACAGCCACCAGGAGGCCGCCGACCTGCTCGGCATCTCCAAGTCCTCGGTCCAGCAGCACGTCGATCGTGCGATGGACCACCTCCGCACCCGCCTGGGGGTGACCCGTGCCTGA
- the yajC gene encoding preprotein translocase subunit YajC: MDGLVFIILIAVMWAVLLVPQQRRVKRQKELISSLAVGDDVMTSGGIYGTITGEDDDDLFLLVSEGVEIRIARGAVATKVEFEEGAADADPSDAGDAPDGV; the protein is encoded by the coding sequence ATGGACGGGCTCGTCTTCATCATCCTGATCGCCGTCATGTGGGCGGTCCTCCTCGTGCCCCAGCAGCGGCGCGTCAAGCGGCAGAAGGAGCTGATCTCCTCACTGGCGGTCGGCGACGACGTCATGACGAGCGGCGGCATCTACGGCACGATCACCGGTGAGGACGACGACGACCTGTTCCTCCTGGTGTCCGAGGGCGTCGAGATCCGCATCGCCCGGGGCGCCGTCGCCACCAAGGTCGAGTTCGAGGAGGGCGCCGCCGACGCGGATCCGAGCGACGCCGGCGACGCACCCGACGGGGTCTGA
- the ruvB gene encoding Holliday junction branch migration DNA helicase RuvB, with protein MREELLDPEPTPEDLDAEGEVGWPAASRRPAGEAVDDVGLRPRRLEEFVGQAELKEHLAIVLEAARRRGQAADHLLFAGPPGLGKTTLSGIVAAEMDAALHVTSGPALERAGDLAAILTQLEEGDVLFVDEIHRLSRAVEEVLYPAMEDFQIDIVLGKGPAARSLRLDVPRFTLVGATTRTGLITGPLRDRFGLVARLDYYTADDLRAIVVRAAGILDVELDDQGAAEIARRARGTPRIANRLLRRVRDFAEVRGSGVVDHGTAREGLRVFGVDELGLDKVDRAILDAVCRRFAGGPVGLSTLAISVGEPAETVEDVYEPFLIQLGLLMRTPRGRVATPAAWQHLGVEPPVDAPRDEPPSLFS; from the coding sequence GTGAGGGAGGAGCTCCTGGACCCCGAGCCGACGCCGGAGGACCTCGATGCCGAGGGCGAGGTCGGGTGGCCTGCTGCGTCGCGGCGTCCCGCAGGCGAGGCCGTCGACGACGTCGGTCTCCGGCCCCGCCGGCTCGAGGAGTTCGTCGGCCAGGCCGAGCTCAAGGAGCACCTGGCCATCGTCCTCGAGGCCGCCCGCCGGCGCGGGCAGGCCGCCGACCACTTGCTGTTCGCCGGTCCGCCCGGACTCGGCAAGACCACGCTGTCGGGCATCGTCGCCGCCGAGATGGACGCCGCCCTCCACGTCACGTCGGGCCCGGCGCTCGAGCGGGCCGGCGACCTCGCCGCCATCCTCACCCAGCTCGAGGAGGGCGACGTCCTCTTCGTCGACGAGATCCACCGGCTCTCCCGCGCCGTCGAGGAGGTCCTCTACCCGGCGATGGAGGACTTCCAGATCGACATCGTGCTCGGCAAGGGCCCCGCCGCCCGATCGCTGCGGCTCGACGTCCCCCGCTTCACGCTCGTCGGCGCCACCACTCGCACCGGGCTCATCACCGGCCCGCTCCGCGACCGCTTCGGCCTCGTGGCCCGGCTCGACTACTACACCGCCGACGACCTGCGGGCCATCGTCGTGCGCGCTGCGGGCATCCTCGACGTCGAGCTCGACGACCAGGGCGCCGCCGAGATCGCCCGCCGGGCCCGGGGCACGCCCCGCATCGCCAACCGCCTGCTGCGTCGGGTCCGGGACTTCGCCGAGGTCCGGGGCAGCGGCGTGGTCGACCACGGCACCGCCCGGGAGGGGCTGCGGGTCTTCGGCGTCGACGAGCTGGGCCTCGACAAGGTGGACCGGGCCATCCTCGACGCCGTCTGCCGCCGCTTCGCCGGCGGGCCGGTGGGGCTGTCGACGCTCGCGATCAGCGTGGGCGAGCCGGCCGAGACGGTCGAGGACGTCTACGAGCCCTTCCTCATCCAGCTCGGCCTGCTCATGCGCACGCCACGAGGGCGCGTCGCCACCCCGGCGGCCTGGCAGCACCTCGGCGTCGAGCCGCCGGTCGACGCACCGCGGGACGAGCCGCCGAGCCTGTTCAGCTGA
- the queA gene encoding tRNA preQ1(34) S-adenosylmethionine ribosyltransferase-isomerase QueA produces MDLADVDYDLPPERIAQRPVEPRDAARLLVDEGPGAAPRHLTVADLPSLVGPGDVIVVNDTRVLPARLLLRKPTGGEVEVLLLEPSREGWEALVRPSRKVRPGTVLSAADGADDLQVEVGEDLGEGRRRIRLIGARDEMSAIERHGRVPLPPYIHEALDDPERYQTVYADRPASVAAPTAGLHLTPRVLDACVEAGARIERVELVVGIGTFRPITAEKVEDHVMHAETYRVPAETVAACEGAQRVVAIGTTTVRALESAAATGELEGRTEIFIHGDHPWRTVDLMLTNFHVPRSSLLVMIESFVGRRWRGLYETALEEGYRFLSFGDAMLLRRGGRS; encoded by the coding sequence ATGGACCTCGCCGACGTCGACTACGACCTCCCACCCGAGCGCATCGCCCAGCGGCCCGTCGAGCCCCGGGACGCGGCCCGACTCCTCGTCGACGAGGGTCCGGGTGCCGCACCCCGGCACCTGACCGTCGCCGACCTGCCGAGCCTCGTCGGCCCCGGGGACGTGATCGTCGTGAACGACACGCGGGTCCTCCCGGCGCGCCTGCTCCTCCGCAAGCCGACCGGCGGCGAGGTCGAGGTGCTCCTGCTCGAGCCGTCCCGCGAGGGCTGGGAGGCGCTCGTCCGACCGAGCCGCAAGGTCCGTCCCGGCACGGTCCTCTCGGCGGCCGACGGCGCCGACGACCTCCAGGTCGAGGTGGGGGAGGACCTCGGCGAGGGGCGCCGCCGCATCCGGCTGATCGGCGCCCGCGACGAGATGTCCGCCATCGAGCGGCACGGCCGCGTGCCCCTACCGCCGTACATCCACGAGGCGCTCGACGACCCCGAGCGCTACCAGACCGTGTACGCCGACCGTCCGGCGTCGGTCGCCGCACCGACGGCGGGGTTGCACCTCACGCCGCGCGTCCTCGACGCCTGCGTGGAGGCCGGCGCCCGGATCGAGCGCGTGGAGCTGGTCGTCGGCATCGGGACGTTCCGGCCGATCACCGCCGAGAAGGTCGAGGACCACGTCATGCACGCCGAGACCTACCGGGTGCCCGCCGAGACGGTCGCGGCGTGCGAGGGGGCGCAGCGGGTCGTCGCCATCGGCACGACGACGGTGCGGGCGCTCGAGTCGGCGGCGGCCACCGGCGAGCTCGAGGGGCGCACCGAGATCTTCATCCACGGCGACCACCCGTGGCGCACCGTCGACCTGATGCTCACCAACTTCCACGTGCCCCGCTCCTCCCTGCTCGTGATGATCGAGTCCTTCGTCGGACGCCGTTGGCGGGGGCTCTACGAGACGGCGCTCGAGGAGGGCTACCGGTTCCTGTCCTTCGGCGACGCGATGTTGCTGCGGCGCGGCGGCCGCTCGTGA
- a CDS encoding ABC transporter ATP-binding protein, with protein sequence MDPTSDDPIVALRGVGRAFGDVDALTELDLVVPARSITVLLGPNGAGKTTAVRMITGALDPDEGTVRVFGLDPAEHGAEVRRRCGVVSAKPALYDRLTGWDNLAYSAELYGLGRRADDRIREAAARFGIEHALDQLVGGYSTGMKTRLALSRSVLHEPDLLLFDEPTSGLDPESSYAVLDLIKEMRRDGSTVVMCTHLLLEAEGLAEQVIVLDRGTDLISGTPEALTASYWPGAVVRLDAEEPERLDALADHEGVLAYERAQVATVQLDTPERIPDLIAELVGRGVRLTRVEPHRPTLEDLYFAVRAEHRPLRGAPPPHPPVRSDAAVGR encoded by the coding sequence GTGGACCCCACCTCCGACGACCCCATCGTCGCCCTGCGCGGCGTCGGCCGCGCCTTCGGCGACGTCGACGCGCTGACCGAGCTCGACCTGGTCGTCCCGGCCCGCAGCATCACCGTGCTGCTCGGGCCGAACGGTGCGGGGAAGACGACGGCCGTGCGCATGATCACCGGCGCGCTCGACCCCGACGAGGGCACGGTGCGGGTGTTCGGCCTCGACCCCGCCGAGCACGGCGCCGAGGTGCGCCGCCGCTGCGGCGTCGTGTCCGCCAAGCCGGCGCTGTACGACCGGCTGACCGGCTGGGACAACCTCGCCTACTCCGCCGAGCTGTACGGGCTCGGGCGTCGGGCCGACGACCGCATCCGCGAGGCGGCGGCGCGGTTCGGCATCGAGCACGCCCTCGACCAGCTCGTCGGCGGCTACTCGACGGGCATGAAGACCCGCCTCGCGCTCTCCCGCTCGGTCCTCCACGAACCGGACCTGCTCCTGTTCGACGAGCCGACGTCGGGGCTCGACCCCGAGTCGTCCTACGCGGTGCTCGACCTCATCAAGGAGATGCGGCGCGACGGCTCCACCGTCGTCATGTGCACCCACCTGCTGCTCGAGGCCGAGGGGTTGGCCGAGCAGGTGATCGTCCTCGACCGGGGCACCGACCTCATCTCCGGGACGCCCGAGGCCCTGACGGCGAGCTACTGGCCCGGGGCCGTCGTGCGCCTCGACGCCGAGGAGCCCGAGCGCCTCGATGCGCTGGCCGACCACGAGGGCGTCCTCGCCTACGAGCGCGCCCAGGTCGCCACCGTCCAGCTGGACACGCCCGAGCGGATCCCCGATCTGATCGCCGAGCTCGTCGGACGAGGCGTGCGCCTCACACGCGTCGAGCCGCACCGCCCGACGCTCGAGGACCTCTACTTCGCCGTGCGGGCGGAGCACCGGCCGCTGCGTGGCGCGCCGCCACCCCATCCCCCGGTCCGCAGCGACGCGGCGGTGGGCCGATGA